A genomic region of Streptosporangium lutulentum contains the following coding sequences:
- a CDS encoding DsbA family protein, whose translation MPADKAIADLWFDPSCPYTWITSRWLLEVEKVRPVEVRWHVMSLSVLNEGRDEDPEGDTEGYLWVPVRICAAVRQEYGQEALVRLYTAMWTVGRERGQDWPGSLHDALTAAGLPLELAESGMSTAYDDVVRASHAEGIGLIGDHVGTPVVAVTGADGERVVFFGPVISRIATGEQAGRLWDGTLLVAGTPGFHELKSAPHEEPRLDGPN comes from the coding sequence ATGCCGGCGGACAAGGCGATCGCGGACCTGTGGTTCGACCCCTCCTGCCCGTACACCTGGATCACCTCCCGGTGGCTGCTGGAGGTCGAGAAGGTCCGGCCGGTCGAGGTGCGCTGGCACGTGATGAGCCTGTCGGTGCTCAACGAGGGCCGCGACGAGGATCCGGAGGGCGACACGGAGGGCTATCTGTGGGTGCCCGTGCGGATCTGCGCCGCAGTGCGGCAGGAGTACGGCCAGGAGGCGCTCGTGAGGCTGTACACCGCGATGTGGACCGTCGGGCGCGAACGCGGACAGGACTGGCCCGGTTCCCTGCACGACGCTCTGACCGCGGCCGGACTGCCGCTCGAACTCGCCGAGTCCGGCATGTCGACGGCCTACGACGACGTGGTGCGCGCCTCGCACGCCGAGGGCATCGGCCTGATCGGTGACCACGTCGGCACCCCGGTGGTCGCCGTCACCGGCGCCGACGGTGAGCGCGTCGTGTTCTTCGGCCCGGTCATCTCCCGGATCGCCACCGGCGAGCAGGCCGGTCGTCTGTGGGACGGGACGCTGCTGGTGGCCGGCACCCCGGGCTTCCACGAGCTCAAGAGCGCCCCGCACGAGGAGCCCCGGCTCGACGGCCCGAACTGA
- a CDS encoding amidohydrolase family protein, producing MTHAGALPSPGIVDAHHHIWRAADLPWLQGEMVPRIFGPYEPIRRDYPVSEYVEEATACGITSAVYVQANWPLDRSLDEVRRLRETHAETGWPTAVIGSADLFDEGAADVMRRQAELTPLMRGTRLQLHWHERPEFRFASSPDRMKDPVFRRNIASLADLGWLFELQVFAGQMADAASFVDDFPDVTFVLVHAGMLDDSEPSRVAEWTRGLRLLAERPNVVVKLTGQGTFVHRVDRSLIETVAATCLELFGSHRCMWGSNFPIEKLWTDLPTLVSTWREVLSHRPSEVSRDVFGATARRVYRL from the coding sequence ATGACCCACGCCGGCGCCCTTCCGTCTCCCGGGATCGTCGACGCGCACCACCACATCTGGCGCGCCGCCGACCTGCCCTGGCTCCAGGGAGAGATGGTCCCGCGCATCTTCGGCCCGTACGAGCCGATCCGCCGCGACTACCCGGTGTCGGAGTACGTCGAGGAGGCCACCGCCTGCGGCATCACGTCGGCGGTCTATGTGCAGGCCAACTGGCCGCTCGACCGCTCCCTGGACGAGGTGCGCCGGCTGCGCGAGACGCACGCCGAGACCGGCTGGCCCACGGCCGTGATCGGCTCGGCGGACCTGTTCGACGAGGGCGCGGCGGACGTGATGCGCCGCCAGGCCGAGCTCACCCCGCTCATGCGGGGCACCCGGCTGCAGTTGCACTGGCACGAGCGGCCGGAGTTCCGTTTCGCCTCCTCCCCCGACCGCATGAAGGACCCCGTCTTCCGCCGCAACATCGCCTCGCTCGCCGACCTCGGCTGGCTGTTCGAGCTCCAGGTCTTCGCCGGTCAGATGGCCGACGCCGCGAGCTTCGTCGACGACTTCCCCGACGTCACGTTCGTGCTGGTCCACGCGGGAATGCTCGACGACTCCGAGCCCTCCAGGGTCGCGGAGTGGACCCGCGGGCTGAGACTCCTGGCCGAGCGCCCCAACGTCGTGGTGAAACTCACCGGCCAGGGCACGTTCGTGCATCGGGTGGACCGGTCGCTGATCGAGACGGTCGCGGCCACCTGCCTGGAGCTCTTCGGCTCCCACCGCTGCATGTGGGGAAGCAACTTCCCCATCGAGAAGCTCTGGACGGACCTGCCCACCCTGGTCTCCACGTGGCGGGAGGTTCTCTCCCACCGGCCCTCCGAGGTCTCCCGCGACGTGTTCGGCGCGACCGCCCGCCGGGTCTACCGCCTTTGA
- a CDS encoding vWA domain-containing protein: MPEPIALAAGHLWGFLSALRAAGVTTALPKQADLLRVIDASPPRDLTALYWYARITLLHDVGELGAFDRVFDAWFRQGGLQDVVPPPASESDVPSPQGPGEDDPAPQDVLPGDGTRASALSTYGSRDFGPDDERRRSVMRDLEAAWPAVLPWAPSRRRRPARSGDRLDMRHIWRRAHRHDGEIVELRRRARPPRPRRLLILVDVSGSLRQHTPDLLRLAHTALRAAPARTEVFTFGTRLTRITPALSHPHLDRALRAVSGKVTDADGGTAIGAALQEFLSVPRFTALARGALVIVLSDGLERGDHEPMVRATARLSRLGHRLVWWSPLACSPTYSPVTRAMAAQLPSLDHLGGVRDLPTGLAEVRRLPAVLSGPRRAAARRRPTPRPTGVPS, encoded by the coding sequence ATGCCTGAACCCATCGCCCTCGCCGCCGGTCACCTGTGGGGGTTCCTGTCCGCGCTGCGCGCCGCGGGCGTGACCACCGCGCTGCCGAAACAGGCCGACCTGCTGCGGGTCATCGACGCCTCGCCACCGCGCGACCTGACCGCCCTGTACTGGTACGCCCGGATCACCCTGCTGCACGACGTCGGCGAGCTGGGCGCGTTCGACCGGGTCTTCGACGCGTGGTTCCGGCAGGGCGGCCTTCAGGACGTGGTCCCGCCACCGGCCTCGGAGAGCGACGTGCCCTCCCCCCAGGGACCCGGCGAGGACGACCCCGCGCCACAGGACGTACTGCCCGGCGACGGCACCCGGGCCAGCGCGCTCAGCACGTACGGCAGCCGGGACTTCGGCCCGGACGACGAGCGGCGGCGCTCGGTCATGCGTGACCTGGAGGCCGCCTGGCCCGCCGTACTGCCCTGGGCGCCGTCGCGGCGGCGGCGCCCGGCGCGGTCCGGGGACCGGCTGGACATGCGGCACATCTGGCGGCGGGCGCACCGCCACGACGGAGAGATCGTCGAACTGCGCCGACGCGCCCGGCCCCCACGCCCGCGCCGCCTGCTCATCCTGGTCGACGTCTCGGGCTCGCTGCGGCAGCACACCCCGGACCTGCTCCGCCTCGCGCACACGGCGCTGCGCGCGGCGCCGGCCCGCACCGAGGTCTTCACCTTCGGCACCCGGCTCACCCGGATCACCCCCGCGCTGTCGCACCCGCACCTCGATCGGGCGCTGCGGGCGGTGTCGGGGAAGGTGACGGACGCCGACGGCGGCACGGCGATCGGGGCGGCGCTGCAGGAGTTCCTGAGCGTCCCGCGGTTCACGGCGCTCGCGAGGGGCGCGCTCGTGATCGTGCTCTCCGACGGGCTCGAACGCGGCGACCACGAGCCCATGGTCCGCGCGACCGCCCGCCTGTCGCGCCTGGGACACCGGCTCGTCTGGTGGTCGCCGCTGGCCTGTTCCCCCACCTACAGCCCGGTCACACGCGCCATGGCCGCCCAGCTTCCCAGCCTCGACCACCTCGGCGGCGTGCGCGACCTGCCCACCGGCCTGGCGGAGGTCCGCCGCCTCCCGGCCGTCCTGTCCGGCCCCCGGCGCGCGGCGGCGCGGCGGCGGCCCACCCCACGACCCACGGGAGTCCCCTCATGA
- a CDS encoding AAA family ATPase, with amino-acid sequence MTSVGSSVAPALLDERELAATLEREGYFADEGLCTAIHLALRLNRPLLLEGEPGVGKTEVASVLSRVVGRNLIRLQCFEGLDSGQALYEWDYPKQLLQVRVAESRGQEVGDLYREEFLLRRPLLRALESDHGAVLLIDEIDRADSEFEAFLLEFLGDFQITIPELGTVRARTPPIVVLTSNRTRELHDALKRRCLYHWIAFPEVDRERAILRAAVPGLEERAAEGLVRAVQRVRGLPLLKRPGIAESVEWARGATALAEGGSPWPVALRRALGLLIKDEEDTRLLLGHAEELFGDA; translated from the coding sequence GTGACGTCTGTCGGGTCCTCCGTGGCGCCGGCTCTCCTGGACGAGCGCGAGCTCGCCGCGACACTCGAACGGGAGGGGTACTTCGCCGACGAAGGGCTCTGCACGGCCATCCACCTGGCACTGCGGCTGAACCGGCCGCTGCTGCTGGAGGGAGAACCGGGCGTCGGGAAAACCGAGGTCGCCTCGGTGCTCTCGCGCGTCGTCGGCCGGAACCTCATCCGGCTCCAGTGCTTCGAGGGCCTGGACTCCGGCCAGGCGCTGTACGAGTGGGACTATCCCAAGCAGCTCCTCCAGGTCCGGGTCGCCGAGAGCCGCGGCCAGGAGGTCGGCGACCTCTACCGTGAGGAGTTCCTGCTGCGGCGGCCGCTGCTCCGGGCCCTTGAGTCCGACCACGGCGCGGTCCTGCTGATCGACGAGATCGACCGCGCCGACAGCGAGTTCGAGGCGTTCCTGCTGGAGTTCCTGGGTGACTTCCAGATCACGATCCCGGAGCTGGGCACCGTCCGGGCGCGCACGCCGCCGATCGTGGTGCTGACCTCCAACCGGACCCGCGAGCTGCACGACGCCCTCAAACGACGGTGCCTCTACCACTGGATCGCCTTCCCCGAGGTCGACCGCGAGCGGGCGATCCTGCGCGCGGCCGTGCCCGGTCTGGAGGAGCGGGCGGCGGAGGGGCTGGTGCGCGCGGTTCAGCGGGTACGCGGGTTGCCGCTGCTCAAACGGCCCGGCATCGCAGAATCGGTGGAGTGGGCCCGGGGCGCGACGGCCCTGGCCGAGGGCGGCAGCCCATGGCCCGTGGCGCTGCGCCGCGCTCTCGGCCTGCTCATCAAGGACGAGGAGGACACCCGGCTGCTCCTCGGGCACGCGGAGGAGCTGTTCGGCGATGCCTGA
- a CDS encoding EthD family reductase: protein MLKVVSLLKRAENISHEEFAKWVVEEHIEFARKLPGLRKYTVSVSNGEDAPFDSVNELYFDDEDARAAAFGSEHGKAAAADAAAHTAQRVHLLTTEHSQL, encoded by the coding sequence ATGCTGAAAGTCGTATCGCTGCTCAAGCGCGCGGAGAACATCTCCCACGAGGAGTTCGCGAAGTGGGTCGTGGAGGAGCACATCGAGTTCGCCAGGAAGCTCCCCGGACTGCGCAAGTACACGGTGAGCGTCAGCAACGGCGAGGACGCGCCGTTCGACTCGGTGAACGAGCTCTACTTCGACGACGAGGACGCCCGGGCCGCCGCGTTCGGCTCCGAGCACGGCAAGGCCGCCGCGGCCGACGCCGCCGCGCACACCGCCCAGCGGGTCCACCTGCTCACGACCGAGCACTCGCAGTTGTGA
- a CDS encoding xanthine dehydrogenase family protein molybdopterin-binding subunit — protein MAKLRGRGYASVNYPTGMNLGGDPSQALIHSTTTGTFVITLSSVDLGQGIKTIAAQCAAETLGLPIENVLVDTADTDTGPHCMGTFASRGTHRVGNAVIMAAAEARGVMLEVAAEELEVDAADLETDGTGVIKLKGSDEKSIHITDLALAAHFKHGRTISGRGIFLKEPSTPVPETGEMDPDSCQAHACTAAVVEVDDETGVIEVLELYNVYEIGRALNPAMATQQVEGGAWMGLSHALFETTEPYYPRRDHGPRDFAEYLMPGPADLPAQHSLFLERPAGNGPYGAKGIGEMTANAPIPAIANAVFDACGVRLTAMPFTPERVLRGLDALRQDA, from the coding sequence ATGGCCAAGCTGCGCGGGCGCGGGTACGCCTCGGTGAACTACCCGACCGGTATGAACCTCGGCGGCGACCCCTCACAGGCGCTGATCCACTCCACGACCACGGGCACGTTCGTGATCACGCTGTCCTCGGTGGACCTCGGCCAGGGCATCAAGACGATCGCCGCGCAGTGCGCGGCCGAGACGCTCGGCCTGCCGATCGAGAACGTCCTGGTCGACACCGCCGACACCGACACCGGCCCGCACTGCATGGGAACCTTCGCCAGCCGGGGCACCCACCGCGTCGGCAACGCCGTCATCATGGCGGCGGCCGAGGCGCGCGGCGTGATGCTGGAGGTCGCCGCCGAGGAGCTGGAGGTCGACGCCGCGGACCTGGAGACCGACGGCACCGGCGTCATCAAGCTGAAGGGCTCGGACGAGAAGAGCATCCACATCACCGACCTGGCGCTGGCCGCGCACTTCAAGCACGGCCGCACGATCTCCGGGCGCGGCATTTTCCTCAAGGAGCCGAGCACGCCGGTGCCCGAGACGGGAGAGATGGACCCCGACTCGTGCCAGGCGCACGCGTGCACGGCCGCCGTCGTCGAGGTGGACGACGAGACCGGGGTCATCGAGGTGCTGGAGCTGTACAACGTCTACGAGATCGGCCGGGCGCTCAACCCGGCCATGGCGACCCAGCAGGTCGAGGGCGGAGCCTGGATGGGCCTGTCGCACGCCCTGTTCGAGACCACCGAGCCCTACTACCCGCGACGCGACCACGGGCCTCGCGACTTCGCCGAATATCTCATGCCCGGCCCGGCCGACCTCCCCGCGCAGCACAGCCTGTTCCTGGAGCGCCCCGCGGGCAACGGCCCCTACGGCGCCAAGGGCATCGGCGAGATGACCGCCAACGCGCCGATCCCGGCCATCGCCAACGCCGTCTTCGACGCCTGCGGCGTGCGCCTGACGGCGATGCCGTTCACCCCCGAACGTGTCCTGCGCGGGCTGGACGCCCTCCGCCAGGACGCCTGA
- a CDS encoding xanthine dehydrogenase family protein molybdopterin-binding subunit: MTYRLAPIDKRPFAAEREDDFTVIGSVVQRSDARGHVTGRTEFFEDVAPPGLLHLKMHRSARHHARIRGVDLTAALAVPGVTRILTHADIPNNLYTPLKLIGVGPDDEPILAVDKVRYLGEPICAVVAESEAAALEGAARVRVDYEDLPAVFDVEEALAEGAPLVNEYHGQNFFKYEGHHCRRIRFGDVEKAFGQADHVFEWRYESAPIEQAPTETTGCVVVPQADGRLRIHSDTQACFFTLDNTALILEVPFNRLRIVGGTVGGGFGGKVDVTVEPVACVAAMVTDRPVKFVYDRDEEMQVSSPRAAERIYIKDAVMDDGRIIGRKVTLYVDSGAYARHTPYGTTKAAAHLPGPYSIPNVWADCHCVFTNRTPSSAMRGFGVTIGDFALESQMDRVARALSMDPLRLRLLNAYRDGDLKAHRKVAEGTALVEVIQKTAELVGHELPEAYRRMSSTTREGL, encoded by the coding sequence ATGACCTACCGGCTCGCTCCCATCGACAAGCGCCCCTTCGCCGCCGAGCGCGAGGACGACTTCACCGTCATCGGCTCGGTCGTCCAGCGCTCCGACGCGCGGGGGCACGTCACCGGCCGGACCGAGTTCTTCGAGGACGTCGCCCCGCCGGGGCTGCTGCATCTGAAGATGCACCGTTCGGCCCGCCACCACGCCAGGATCCGGGGCGTCGACCTGACCGCCGCCCTCGCGGTGCCGGGCGTCACGCGGATCCTCACCCACGCCGACATCCCGAACAACCTCTACACCCCCCTCAAGCTGATCGGCGTCGGGCCGGACGACGAGCCCATCCTGGCCGTGGACAAGGTCCGCTACCTCGGCGAGCCGATCTGTGCCGTGGTCGCCGAGTCCGAGGCGGCGGCTCTGGAGGGCGCGGCCCGGGTCAGGGTCGACTACGAGGACCTGCCCGCGGTCTTCGACGTCGAGGAGGCCCTGGCGGAGGGGGCGCCGCTGGTCAACGAGTACCACGGCCAGAACTTCTTCAAGTACGAGGGACACCACTGCCGGCGGATCCGCTTCGGCGACGTGGAGAAGGCGTTCGGCCAGGCCGACCACGTCTTCGAGTGGCGCTACGAGTCCGCCCCGATCGAGCAGGCCCCCACGGAGACCACCGGCTGCGTGGTGGTCCCGCAGGCGGACGGCCGGTTGCGCATCCACTCCGACACCCAGGCGTGCTTCTTCACCCTCGACAACACCGCGCTGATCCTGGAGGTCCCGTTCAACAGGCTGCGCATCGTCGGCGGGACGGTCGGCGGCGGCTTCGGCGGCAAGGTCGACGTCACCGTCGAGCCGGTCGCCTGCGTGGCCGCCATGGTGACCGACCGCCCGGTCAAGTTCGTCTACGACAGGGACGAGGAGATGCAGGTCTCCTCGCCGCGCGCGGCCGAGCGCATCTACATCAAGGACGCCGTGATGGACGACGGCCGGATCATCGGCCGAAAGGTCACGCTGTACGTCGACTCCGGCGCCTACGCCCGGCACACGCCGTACGGCACCACCAAGGCCGCCGCCCACCTGCCCGGGCCGTACTCGATCCCCAACGTGTGGGCCGACTGCCACTGCGTGTTCACCAACCGCACGCCGTCCAGCGCCATGCGCGGGTTCGGGGTGACCATCGGCGACTTCGCGCTGGAGTCGCAGATGGACCGGGTCGCCAGGGCGCTGTCCATGGACCCGCTGCGGCTGCGCCTCCTCAACGCCTACCGCGACGGGGACCTCAAGGCCCACCGCAAGGTCGCCGAGGGCACGGCCCTGGTCGAAGTGATCCAGAAGACCGCGGAGCTGGTCGGGCACGAACTGCCCGAGGCGTACCGCCGCATGTCCTCGACGACACGAGAAGGGCTGTAG
- a CDS encoding (2Fe-2S)-binding protein: MPSQIVSLVVNGEPREFIARPGTTLLTILRESLGLTAAKRGCAQGSCGTCTVLVDDRPATACLVAVETVADHSVRTLEGVASDGNLDEVQSSFVDNFATQCGFCTAGMIMVAEALLDRDPDPSEEDVIEAISGNVCRCTGYRPIVIAILDAARRRREAGVEPGRPAEEAVSR; the protein is encoded by the coding sequence ATGCCGTCACAGATCGTCTCGCTCGTCGTCAACGGCGAGCCCCGGGAGTTCATCGCCAGACCGGGAACCACACTTCTGACGATCCTGCGCGAGTCGCTGGGGCTCACCGCGGCCAAGCGCGGCTGCGCGCAGGGAAGCTGCGGCACCTGCACCGTGCTGGTCGACGACCGGCCGGCGACCGCGTGCCTGGTCGCGGTGGAGACGGTCGCGGACCACTCGGTCCGCACGCTGGAGGGGGTGGCCTCCGACGGAAACCTCGACGAGGTGCAGAGCTCCTTCGTCGACAACTTCGCCACCCAGTGCGGGTTCTGCACGGCGGGCATGATCATGGTCGCCGAGGCCCTGCTGGACCGCGACCCCGATCCGAGCGAGGAGGACGTGATCGAGGCGATCTCGGGAAACGTCTGCCGGTGCACCGGCTACCGGCCCATCGTGATCGCCATCCTGGACGCGGCCAGGCGCAGGCGCGAAGCGGGCGTCGAGCCGGGACGGCCCGCGGAGGAGGCGGTGTCGCGATGA
- a CDS encoding FAD binding domain-containing protein, with the protein MIQAVHLPESPEAAAVHSARGGWIMGGGTVVMPLVNSGAAIRNELVSLRRAGLAGIEVRDGVARIGAAAPLSSVKEHPGLGFLRPALRTIASPTIRNLATVGGNLFVAQPYGDLAVCLLALGATCEITGPGGRREAPVADVLASGVAEGEFVTAVVAALPEPGTWYYHKAMRRRLNSASIVTVASVTHTADGVVTSTRTALGGVAPRPVRAVSAERLMRGRPLSPEVLTEAGQAARADTAPFDDAYASAWYRSRVLPVHLRRAFIG; encoded by the coding sequence ATGATCCAGGCGGTGCACCTGCCCGAGTCTCCCGAGGCCGCGGCCGTCCACTCCGCGAGGGGCGGATGGATCATGGGCGGCGGCACCGTCGTGATGCCGCTGGTGAACAGCGGGGCCGCGATCAGGAACGAGCTGGTCAGCCTGCGGAGGGCGGGACTGGCCGGGATCGAGGTCCGCGACGGCGTGGCCCGGATCGGCGCGGCCGCTCCCCTGTCCTCCGTCAAGGAGCATCCCGGGCTCGGCTTCCTGCGTCCGGCGTTGCGCACGATCGCCTCCCCGACGATCCGCAACCTGGCGACCGTCGGCGGCAACCTGTTCGTCGCGCAGCCGTACGGTGACCTGGCCGTCTGCCTGCTCGCCCTCGGCGCGACGTGTGAGATCACCGGGCCGGGCGGGCGGCGCGAGGCCCCGGTGGCCGACGTGCTCGCGTCGGGGGTCGCCGAGGGCGAGTTCGTCACGGCGGTGGTGGCGGCGCTGCCCGAGCCGGGAACCTGGTACTACCACAAGGCCATGCGCCGCAGGCTGAACTCGGCGTCCATCGTGACCGTCGCCTCCGTGACGCACACCGCGGACGGCGTGGTGACCTCGACCAGGACCGCGCTCGGCGGCGTCGCCCCGCGCCCGGTGCGCGCGGTGTCGGCCGAACGGCTGATGCGGGGCCGCCCGCTGAGCCCCGAGGTCCTGACCGAGGCCGGGCAGGCCGCTCGCGCCGACACCGCGCCCTTCGACGACGCCTACGCCAGCGCGTGGTACCGGTCGCGGGTCCTGCCCGTCCATCTGCGCCGGGCCTTCATCGGCTAG
- a CDS encoding GntR family transcriptional regulator, with amino-acid sequence MTEEPSMLPRLTLSRQIRDSLVSRIVSGQFRPGERLVETRLAATYGTSQAPVREALRELEVMRLVETQPRRGTFVRPFVHETLRESYVVRAALEETAVRLALLAGTVPVEALRSEVEAMVAAAAEGDGEASARASVSFHRHIVEAARNELLRLSWEGLQIEARTSVTMLATDVDLHDISRDHAELLAAIERGDLETACKHARDHQWHYADLPHDAHGRIRDTAAG; translated from the coding sequence ATGACCGAAGAGCCCTCCATGTTGCCGAGGCTGACGCTGTCGCGGCAGATCCGCGACTCGCTGGTCAGCCGGATCGTCTCCGGCCAGTTCAGGCCCGGCGAGCGGCTGGTGGAGACGCGGCTCGCCGCGACGTACGGCACCAGCCAGGCTCCCGTCCGCGAGGCGCTGCGCGAGCTGGAGGTCATGCGGCTGGTGGAGACCCAGCCGCGCCGGGGCACCTTCGTGCGCCCCTTCGTCCACGAGACGCTCCGGGAGAGCTACGTCGTGCGGGCCGCGCTGGAGGAGACGGCCGTCCGCCTGGCCCTGCTCGCCGGGACGGTTCCGGTGGAGGCACTCCGATCGGAGGTGGAGGCGATGGTCGCCGCGGCCGCCGAGGGTGACGGTGAGGCCTCGGCGCGGGCGAGTGTGTCCTTCCACCGGCACATCGTCGAGGCCGCCCGAAACGAGCTGCTCAGGCTCTCGTGGGAGGGCCTGCAGATCGAGGCGCGCACGTCGGTCACGATGCTCGCGACCGACGTCGACCTCCACGACATCAGCCGTGACCACGCCGAACTGCTGGCGGCGATCGAGCGCGGCGACCTGGAGACGGCCTGCAAGCACGCCCGGGACCACCAGTGGCACTATGCCGACCTCCCGCACGACGCCCACGGCCGGATCCGCGACACCGCCGCCGGCTGA
- a CDS encoding J-domain-containing protein gives MTERKPPGVSFETWVDRQIREATERGEFDNLPGAGKPLPAGGGPDDEMWWIRQKMQAENLSFPLPGTLALRKKAEEARAAAVGARTEAEARRIIEDINDEIRASYGKTLSGPPLTQPLFDVEEVAGDWRARHPVEEKPAPEPPTRGKGSFFQRLRRG, from the coding sequence GTGACGGAGCGTAAACCGCCGGGAGTCAGTTTCGAGACATGGGTCGATCGGCAGATTCGCGAGGCCACCGAGCGCGGGGAGTTCGACAACCTGCCGGGTGCCGGCAAACCCCTCCCCGCCGGGGGCGGGCCGGACGACGAGATGTGGTGGATCAGGCAGAAGATGCAGGCGGAGAACCTGTCGTTCCCGCTGCCGGGGACGCTCGCGCTGCGCAAGAAGGCCGAGGAGGCCCGGGCGGCGGCGGTGGGGGCGCGGACGGAGGCCGAGGCTCGCAGGATCATCGAGGACATCAACGATGAGATCCGCGCGAGCTACGGGAAGACCCTGTCCGGGCCGCCGCTCACCCAGCCGCTCTTCGACGTGGAGGAGGTCGCCGGCGACTGGCGTGCCCGCCACCCCGTCGAGGAGAAGCCCGCCCCCGAACCGCCGACCCGGGGGAAAGGCTCCTTCTTCCAGCGGCTCAGGCGTGGCTGA
- a CDS encoding VOC family protein, which yields MVSVFQNVAIDCADAYELARFWSGVTGCPLNPEDRPGDPEAQVMLPQGPLLHFNQVPEPKVVKNRIHLCLRPETSREEEVVRLLDLGATLVADRRRPDSSGWAVLADPEGNEFCVLRSESDRAATAS from the coding sequence ATGGTCTCGGTGTTTCAGAACGTGGCGATCGACTGTGCGGACGCCTATGAGCTGGCCAGGTTCTGGAGCGGGGTGACCGGCTGCCCGCTGAATCCGGAGGACAGGCCGGGTGACCCCGAGGCCCAGGTGATGCTGCCGCAGGGGCCGCTGCTGCACTTCAACCAGGTGCCGGAGCCCAAGGTGGTCAAGAACCGGATCCACCTGTGCCTGCGTCCGGAGACCTCGCGCGAGGAGGAGGTCGTGCGACTGCTGGATCTCGGTGCCACCCTCGTCGCCGACCGCCGGAGGCCCGACAGCTCGGGCTGGGCCGTCCTCGCCGACCCCGAAGGCAACGAGTTCTGTGTCCTGCGCAGCGAATCCGACCGCGCCGCGACGGCTTCCTGA
- a CDS encoding zinc-binding alcohol dehydrogenase family protein — protein sequence MRAIVIERFGGPDGLVYKELPEPEPMAGQVVIKVKAFGVNHAEMHMRRGEWAEAAEVSGIECVGLVKACPGGEFPVGAKVAALMGGLGRTVNGSYAEYTRAPASNVALIESDLPWEELAAIPETYATAWTCLFRNLEIVQGQTLVVRGATSSFGRAAVGLAVNVGARVVATTRDPERFAALEKLGADRAELEGPGLSQRIAEAKRLDAVLDLVGNSTILDSLEMLRRGGRACLAGWLGGLDPIPDFNPLLQMASGVYLTFFGSFVFGTPGFPLSDVPLQEIAEQVAAGRLTAKPSRVFRFEEIREAHRVMEANEAGGKMVVVLG from the coding sequence ATGCGTGCCATCGTCATCGAGAGATTCGGCGGACCGGACGGCCTCGTCTACAAGGAACTGCCCGAGCCCGAGCCCATGGCGGGTCAGGTCGTCATCAAGGTCAAGGCGTTCGGGGTCAACCACGCCGAGATGCACATGCGCAGAGGGGAATGGGCCGAGGCCGCGGAGGTGAGCGGCATCGAATGCGTCGGGCTGGTGAAAGCATGCCCCGGCGGCGAGTTCCCCGTGGGCGCCAAGGTCGCGGCGCTGATGGGCGGCCTCGGGCGCACCGTCAACGGCAGCTACGCCGAATACACCCGGGCGCCGGCCTCGAACGTGGCCCTCATCGAGTCCGACCTGCCCTGGGAGGAGCTCGCCGCGATTCCGGAAACCTACGCCACCGCCTGGACCTGCCTGTTCCGCAATCTGGAGATCGTCCAGGGGCAGACACTGGTCGTCCGGGGCGCGACCTCCTCCTTCGGCCGGGCCGCGGTCGGCCTCGCGGTGAACGTCGGCGCGCGGGTCGTCGCCACCACGCGCGATCCCGAGCGCTTCGCGGCGCTGGAGAAACTCGGTGCGGATCGCGCAGAACTGGAGGGACCGGGACTTTCCCAGCGGATCGCCGAGGCCAAGCGGCTCGACGCGGTGCTCGACCTCGTGGGCAACAGCACCATTCTCGACTCCCTCGAAATGCTGCGCCGGGGCGGGCGGGCGTGCCTGGCCGGCTGGCTGGGCGGTCTCGACCCGATCCCCGACTTCAACCCGCTGCTGCAGATGGCGAGCGGCGTCTATCTGACCTTCTTCGGCAGCTTCGTGTTCGGGACTCCCGGGTTCCCGCTGTCCGACGTGCCGCTCCAGGAAATCGCGGAGCAGGTGGCGGCGGGCCGCCTCACGGCGAAGCCGTCGCGCGTGTTCCGTTTCGAGGAGATCCGCGAGGCGCATCGCGTGATGGAGGCCAACGAGGCCGGCGGCAAGATGGTGGTCGTCCTCGGCTGA